AATTTTCAGTGGTGACGTCCAACGAGTCATTTTCGTCAAAGAGCGTGATCATAGCATCGGGAGCGGAGCCGAAGAAACTGGGCATCCCCGGGGAGGGGGAGTACACGGGGAGGGGTGTAAGCTACTGCGCGGTGTGCGACGGCGCCTTTTTCAAGGACGCCGAGGTGGCTGTTATCGGGGGCGGAAACTCCGCGACGGAGGAGGCGCTTTTTCTGACAAAGTTTGCAAAAAAGGTCAAACTGATCCACAGGAGGGACAGGCTTAGGGCCGACAAGATAAACGCGGACAGGGCCGAGAAAAATCCGAAGATCGAGATTATCTGGGACACCGTTCTCGAAAAGATCGTCGGCGGGGACAAGGGGGTCTCGGCAATAAGGCTCAAGAACATCAAGAAGGGCGAAGAAACGGAGCTTGCCATAGAGGGGGTCTTTATCTACGTCGGCTATCGGCCCAACACGGAATTCGTTAAAGATTTGGTGAGACTCGACGAATACGGATTCATCATAACCGACGGCGAAATGAACACGAGCGTGCCCGGGATCATGGCCTGCGGGGACGTTAGGTCGAAGGCTTTGCGTCAGATCGTGACCGCCGCCGGCGAGGGCGCTACGGCGGCGTTCGCAGCGGAGAAGTACATAGAAAAGCTGGAAAAAAGGGAGTACGAGGAGTTCAAGGGTTAGGCACGGCGGGCTTTGCGGGGCACGTCTTCATGTGCATATCAATAGCGGCAGATAATGGATCGTCGATAATTGATCGGCGGAAGGTTCAAAGAAATTGAAAGTGAGGTTTTTATGCCTTTGTACGAATATAGATGCAAAAAGTGTGGAAATATCTTCGAGCTGTTCCACAGGATGAGCGAGGACGCATCAGATACTCCGTGCCCGGAGTGCGGAGAGGTTGGGCCGGAAAAACAGATGTCGGCTGTGTCTTCGGTCTCCAAG
Above is a genomic segment from Candidatus Zymogenus saltonus containing:
- the trxB gene encoding thioredoxin-disulfide reductase: MADYDVTVVGGGPSGLTAALYASRGGLKTILLEKMTPGGLAQTTDIIENYPGFPEGVSGPELMVLMEEQAGRFGAEFKTIVEVTEIENLNGDQFSVVTSNESFSSKSVIIASGAEPKKLGIPGEGEYTGRGVSYCAVCDGAFFKDAEVAVIGGGNSATEEALFLTKFAKKVKLIHRRDRLRADKINADRAEKNPKIEIIWDTVLEKIVGGDKGVSAIRLKNIKKGEETELAIEGVFIYVGYRPNTEFVKDLVRLDEYGFIITDGEMNTSVPGIMACGDVRSKALRQIVTAAGEGATAAFAAEKYIEKLEKREYEEFKG
- a CDS encoding zinc ribbon domain-containing protein codes for the protein MPLYEYRCKKCGNIFELFHRMSEDASDTPCPECGEVGPEKQMSAVSSVSKGGGESLASSSCGHKGHGGFS